The following are encoded in a window of Amblyraja radiata isolate CabotCenter1 chromosome 7, sAmbRad1.1.pri, whole genome shotgun sequence genomic DNA:
- the LOC116975648 gene encoding C-X-C chemokine receptor type 2-like, whose translation MKTITAVVYSLVCLLAVTGNLLVLVVILHNRRSISSTDIYLLHLATADLLFALTLPFWAVDAVSPWVFGDAMCKVINMLQEVNFYSGILLLACISVERYLAIVRSVQSHGRKRPWVVKLVCAIVWLVALLLSSPVLYKEVFYDYEFGRSVCNEEHDGDFGKPWKLGIKVCRLVIGFLLPLATMVFCYSVTVWKLCQTKGFQKQKAMKVIIAVVLAFLACWLPYHLTMVVDTLVRVKHIKVSCIQRDHLDRAVLATQCLAFLHSCINPILYAFIGVKFRSNLVKLLAHKGLIKRSEESQFNKSRSSSVAGQTCTTI comes from the coding sequence ATGAAGACCATCACGGCGGTGGTCTACAGCCTGGTGTGTCTCTTGGCCGTGACGGGGAACCTGTTGGTGTTGGTGGTCATCCTTCACAACCGCCGCTCCATCTCATCCACGGACATCTACCTGCTCCATCTGGCCACGGCCGACCTGCTCTTTGCCCTCACCCTGCCCTTCTGGGCAGTGGACGCCGTGTCTCCCTGGGTGTTTGGTGACGCCATGTGTAAGGTGATCAATATGTTGCAGGAGGTGAACTTTTACAGTGGCATCCTGCTGCTGGCCTGCATCAGCGTGGAGCGCTACCTGGCCATTGTCCGCTCTGTCCAGTCGCACGGCCGCAAGAGGCCGTGGGTGGTCAAACTGGTGTGTGCCATCGTCTGGCTCGTGGCCCTGCTCCTGTCCTCGCCCGTTCTCTACAAAGAAGTGTTCTACGACTATGAATTTGGCCGGTCCGTCTGTAACGAGGAACACGATGGTGATTTTGGCAAACCGTGGAAACTGGGCATCAAAGTTTGTCGCCTGGTCATCGGCTTCCTCTTGCCGCTGGCCACCATGGTCTTCTGCTACTCCGTCACTGTGTGGAAACTGTGCCAGACCAAGGGCTTCCAGAAGCAGAAAGCCATGAAGGTCATCATCGCGGTGGTGCTGGCCTTCCTGGCATGCTGGCTGCCCTACCATCTAACCATGGTTGTGGACACGCTGGTGAGAGTCAAACACATCAAAGTCTCCTGCATCCAACGTGACCACTTGGACAGGGCCGTGCTGGCCACCCAGTGCTTGGCCTTTCTTCACAGCTGCATCAACCCAATCCTCTACGCCTTCATCGGGGTGAAGTTCAGGAGCAACCTGGTCAAACTCCTGGCTCATAAAGGCCTCATAAAGAGAAGCGAAGAATCCCAATTCAATAAATCACGCTCATCCTCAGTCGCTGGGCAGACATGTACCACCATTTag